A stretch of the Gracilinanus agilis isolate LMUSP501 chromosome 4, AgileGrace, whole genome shotgun sequence genome encodes the following:
- the SAT2 gene encoding thialysine N-epsilon-acetyltransferase, which produces MVGYGLYYFTYSTWTGRNVYLEDIYVMPKYRGQGIGSKIIKKVAEVALEKGCSQFRLAVLDWNESAMDFYKARGAKDLTVAEGWRFFRFDNEAMRELVRM; this is translated from the exons ATGGTGGGCTATGGCCTCTACTATTTCACCTACAGCACGTGGACAGGACGAAATGTGTACCTGGAAGATATTTATGTGATGCCAAAATATCGGG GTCAGGGGATTGGTTCCAAGATTATCAAGAAAGTGGCTGAG GTTGCCCTAGAGAAAGGCTGCTCCCAGTTCCGGCTAGCTGTCCTTGACTGGAATGAAAGTGCCATGGACTTCTACAAGGCCAGAGGGGCCAAAGATCTCACTGTAGCAGAAGGCTGGCGTTTCTTTAGATTTGACAATGAAGCGATGAGAGAGCTGGTGAGGATGTGA
- the SHBG gene encoding sex hormone-binding globulin, translating to MVEPERERREERSVGGWESHRAISSFELRTWDPEGVIFYGDTNPKDDWFVLGLRGGRLEVQMYNFWARLTVGAGPRLDDGFWHQLEIKNQRDSVFLEVDGDEVLRLSQVSRPLAGTALPIMRIALGGLLFPPTDLHLPLNPALDGCLRRHIWLNHPGRAVPFSHPPQGACNLEAQPGTFFPIGAHTVFSLKDLPQPSLDPWAFSLELRLQFFGGSGGLLSLGILGNHSLLSLDLQDQILVLSAKLLQEIEMDSKSLPLSPGTLIQLELGLTRVAVSQGPHKVTFILPPPLLVSLLDLWTQPKGSLFLGVAPGEASSASFCLDGLRVQGRELDMDEALSRSKNIWSHSCPGSLNNSTNTPH from the exons ATGGTGGAAcctgagagggaaagaagggaggagagatcaGTGGGAGGTTGGGAGAGTCACAG AGCCATCTCCTCCTTTGAGCTTCGGACCTGGGACCCAGAAGGAGTGATTTTTTATGGAGATACAAATCCCAAAGATGACTGGTTTGTGCTAGGACTTCGGGGTGGCCGGCTTGAGGTACAGATGTACAACTTCTGGGCCCGGCTCACTGTGGGAGCTGGGCCCCGACTGGATGATGGCTTCTGGCACCAG CTGGAGATCAAGAATCAGAGGGATTCTGTGTTCCTGGAGGTGGATGGCGATGAGGTCCTGAGGTTAAGCCAAGTCTCCAGGCCCCTGGCAGGGACTGCTCTTCCCATAATGAGGATTGCTCTGGGGGGCTTGCTCTTTCCTCCCACTGACCTCCATCTCCCG CTAAACCCTGCCCTGGATGGTTGTCTCCGACGACACATCTGGCTGAATCATCCTGGCAGGGCTGTACCCTTCAGCCACCCACCTCAGGGGGCTTGCAACCTTGAGGCCCAGCCAGGAACCTTCTTTCCCATAGGTGCCCACACAGTGTTTAGCCTCAAAG ATCTTCCCCAGCCAAGTTTGGACCCCTGGGCCTTCTCCTTGGAGCTCAGACTTCAATTTTTTGGTGGCTCAGGAGGCCTCCTTTCCCTGGGCATACTGGGCAATCATTCTCTCCTCAGCCTTGACCTCCAAGACCAA aTTTTGGTGCTTTCTGCCAAGTTACTACAGGAGATAGAAATGGACTCTAAGTCATTGCCTCTGAGCCCAGGGACTCTGATTCAACTTGAGCTGGGTCTGACCAGGGTAGCAGTGAGCCAGGGGCCACACAAAGTAACATTTATTTTGCCCCCTCCACTCCTAGTCTCCCTTCTAGACCTCTGGACCCAACCTAAGGGAAGTCTTTTCCTGGGAGTGGCACCAG GAGAGGCCTCTTCTGCCTCCTTCTGTCTGGATGGGCTTCGGGTACAGGGCAGGGAGCTGGACATGGATGAGGCTCTGAGCCGGAGCAAGAACATCTGGAGTCACAGCTGTCCAGGGAGTCTGAACAACAGTACTAACACACCTCATTAA
- the ATP1B2 gene encoding sodium/potassium-transporting ATPase subunit beta-2 codes for MVNEKDKKTRGQVLEEWKEFVWNPRTREFMGRTGSSWAFILLFYLVFYAFLTALFTLTMWVMLQTLSDHIPTYQDQLATPGLMIRPKTENLEVLVNLSDSQSWKKHVEILDKFLDPYNDSIQAQKNDVCRPGHYYEQPDNGVLNYPKRACQFNRTQLGDCSGLSDPTHYGYSTGQPCVFIKMNRVINFYAGANQTMNVTCVGKRNEDAQNLGDFAMFPANGNIDLMYFPYYGKKFHVNYTQPLVAVKFMNVTPNVEVNVECRINAVNIATDNERDKFAGRVAFKLRIVKKT; via the exons ATGGTCAATGAAAAGGACAAGAAGACCCGTGGACAGGTGctggaagaatggaaagagttCGTGTGGAACCCGCGGACTCGCGAGTTCATGGGCCGTACCGGGAGCAGCTGGG CCTTCATCCTCCTCTTCTACCTCGTCTTCTATGCGTTTCTAACTGCTTTGTTCACCCTTACCATGTGGGTCATGCTGCAGACTCTCTCAGACCACATCCCCACATACCAGGACCAGCTTGCAACACCAG GCCTGATGATTCGTCCTAAGACTGAAAACCTTGAGGTTTTGGTCAACCTCAGTGACTCCCAAAGCTGGAAGAAGCATGTGGAGATACTTGATAAATTCCTGGATC CCTACAATGACTCAATCCAGGCCCAGAAGAATGATGTCTGCCGCCCAGGGCACTACTATGAACAACCAGACAATGGTGTTCTCAACTATCCCAAGCGGGCTTGTCAGTTCAACAGGACACAACTGGGTGACTGTTCAGGGCTTAGTGACCCTACCCACTATGGCTACAGCACTGGTCAGCCCTGCGTCTTTATCAAGATGAACCGG GTCATCAACTTCTATGCAGGAGCCAATCAGACCATGAATGTTACTTGTGTTGGGAAG AGGAATGAGGATGCTCAAAATCTTGGTGACTTTGCTATGTTCCCTGCCAATGGCAATATTGACCTGATGTATTTTCCCTACTATGGCAAGAAGTTCCAT GTGAATTACACGCAGCCCCTGGTGGCTGTGAAGTTCATGAATGTGACCCCCAATGTGGAAGTAAATGTTGAGTGCCGCATTAATGCAGTCAACATTGCTACTGATAATGAGCGGGACAAGTTTGCTGGCCGAGTAGCCTTCAAGCTCCGAATAGTAAAAAAGACCTGA